A genomic segment from Corylus avellana chromosome ca5, CavTom2PMs-1.0 encodes:
- the LOC132182612 gene encoding uncharacterized protein LOC132182612 isoform X3 encodes MGSASRVLLFFPRPSLYTVHLRFKSVTAQYSSSPTTTSRFSRMATEASPSSSSSSSVTDGHGINSPTNGETVSSPASSAIDFLFLCHRLKTTKRAGWVRKEVKDPESIADHMYRMGLMALIAPDIPGVQRDKCIKMAIVHDIAEAIVGDITPADGISKAEKSRREQEALDHMCKLLGGGSRAQEIGELWLEYEENSSPEAKIVKDLDKVEMILQALEYENEQGKELEEFFLSTAD; translated from the exons atggGTAGCGCAAGCCGAGTGTTGCTCTTCTTCCCAAGACCCTCTCTTTACACCGTTCATCTGCGATTCAAATCCGTCACAGCTCAGTACTCTTCGTCACCTACCACCACTTCTAGGTTTTCTCGTATGGCCACGGAGGCCTCGCCGTCGTCTTCGTCCTCTTCTTCCGTCACCGACGGTCACGGTATCAACTCTCCCACGAATGGCGAGACAGTTTCCTCCCCCGCTTCCTCTGCCATcgattttctctttctctgccACCGCCTCAAG ACAACAAAAAGAGCTGGATGGGTACGGAAGGAAGTTAAGGATCCGGAATCTATAGCTGATCACATGTATCGAATGGGACTGATGGCTCTCATTGCTCCGGATATTCCTGGTGTCCAACGTGACAA GTGTATAAAAATGGCAATTGTTCATGATATTGCAGAAG CCATTGTTGGGGACATTACCCCTGCAGATGGGATTTCAAAGGCAGAGAAGAGTCGACGAGAACAGGAAGCTTTAGACCACATGTGCAAATTACTGGGTGGAGGATCAAGAG CCCAAGAAATAGGTGAGTTGTGGTTGGAATATGAGGAGAATTCTTCACCAGAAGCTAAAATTGTGAAGGACCTTGACAAG GTGGAGATGATACTTCAAGCCTTAGAATATGAAAATG AGCAAGGGAAAGAGTTGGAGGAGTTTTTCCTGTCAACCGCTG ACTGA
- the LOC132182612 gene encoding uncharacterized protein LOC132182612 isoform X1 produces MGSASRVLLFFPRPSLYTVHLRFKSVTAQYSSSPTTTSRFSRMATEASPSSSSSSSVTDGHGINSPTNGETVSSPASSAIDFLFLCHRLKTTKRAGWVRKEVKDPESIADHMYRMGLMALIAPDIPGVQRDKCIKMAIVHDIAEAIVGDITPADGISKAEKSRREQEALDHMCKLLGGGSRAQEIGELWLEYEENSSPEAKIVKDLDKVEMILQALEYENEQGKELEEFFLSTAGTQILTYLALCPPVYNIISLFSVANCRA; encoded by the exons atggGTAGCGCAAGCCGAGTGTTGCTCTTCTTCCCAAGACCCTCTCTTTACACCGTTCATCTGCGATTCAAATCCGTCACAGCTCAGTACTCTTCGTCACCTACCACCACTTCTAGGTTTTCTCGTATGGCCACGGAGGCCTCGCCGTCGTCTTCGTCCTCTTCTTCCGTCACCGACGGTCACGGTATCAACTCTCCCACGAATGGCGAGACAGTTTCCTCCCCCGCTTCCTCTGCCATcgattttctctttctctgccACCGCCTCAAG ACAACAAAAAGAGCTGGATGGGTACGGAAGGAAGTTAAGGATCCGGAATCTATAGCTGATCACATGTATCGAATGGGACTGATGGCTCTCATTGCTCCGGATATTCCTGGTGTCCAACGTGACAA GTGTATAAAAATGGCAATTGTTCATGATATTGCAGAAG CCATTGTTGGGGACATTACCCCTGCAGATGGGATTTCAAAGGCAGAGAAGAGTCGACGAGAACAGGAAGCTTTAGACCACATGTGCAAATTACTGGGTGGAGGATCAAGAG CCCAAGAAATAGGTGAGTTGTGGTTGGAATATGAGGAGAATTCTTCACCAGAAGCTAAAATTGTGAAGGACCTTGACAAG GTGGAGATGATACTTCAAGCCTTAGAATATGAAAATG AGCAAGGGAAAGAGTTGGAGGAGTTTTTCCTGTCAACCGCTGGTACACAAATTCTGACTTATCTGGCTTTATGCCCTCCCGTCTACAACATAATTTCCCTTTTCTCTGTTGCTAATTGCAGAGCTTGA
- the LOC132182612 gene encoding uncharacterized protein LOC132182612 isoform X2 translates to MGSASRVLLFFPRPSLYTVHLRFKSVTAQYSSSPTTTSRFSRMATEASPSSSSSSSVTDGHGINSPTNGETVSSPASSAIDFLFLCHRLKTTKRAGWVRKEVKDPESIADHMYRMGLMALIAPDIPGVQRDKCIKMAIVHDIAEAIVGDITPADGISKAEKSRREQEALDHMCKLLGGGSRAQEIGELWLEYEENSSPEAKIVKDLDKVEMILQALEYENEQGKELEEFFLSTAGKFQTELGKAWAFEIASRRRKEA, encoded by the exons atggGTAGCGCAAGCCGAGTGTTGCTCTTCTTCCCAAGACCCTCTCTTTACACCGTTCATCTGCGATTCAAATCCGTCACAGCTCAGTACTCTTCGTCACCTACCACCACTTCTAGGTTTTCTCGTATGGCCACGGAGGCCTCGCCGTCGTCTTCGTCCTCTTCTTCCGTCACCGACGGTCACGGTATCAACTCTCCCACGAATGGCGAGACAGTTTCCTCCCCCGCTTCCTCTGCCATcgattttctctttctctgccACCGCCTCAAG ACAACAAAAAGAGCTGGATGGGTACGGAAGGAAGTTAAGGATCCGGAATCTATAGCTGATCACATGTATCGAATGGGACTGATGGCTCTCATTGCTCCGGATATTCCTGGTGTCCAACGTGACAA GTGTATAAAAATGGCAATTGTTCATGATATTGCAGAAG CCATTGTTGGGGACATTACCCCTGCAGATGGGATTTCAAAGGCAGAGAAGAGTCGACGAGAACAGGAAGCTTTAGACCACATGTGCAAATTACTGGGTGGAGGATCAAGAG CCCAAGAAATAGGTGAGTTGTGGTTGGAATATGAGGAGAATTCTTCACCAGAAGCTAAAATTGTGAAGGACCTTGACAAG GTGGAGATGATACTTCAAGCCTTAGAATATGAAAATG AGCAAGGGAAAGAGTTGGAGGAGTTTTTCCTGTCAACCGCTG GGAAGTTTCAGACTGAATTGGGCAAAGCTTGGGCGTTTGAGATagcatcaagaagaagaaaggaagccTGA
- the LOC132182636 gene encoding pentatricopeptide repeat-containing protein At2g33680-like, with the protein MLQRIRFGSIKFYHTNIEFRNNSIRQFYHETIHVERIYTYRLKICAESKAISEGQALHSHIIKLLAEPQTTVLNSLANMYFKCGCTSLAEQVFDEMPERDTVSWNTMLSGYLSTGHAWNAFIWFKIMLGCGVVPDQFSLNSVLKACFMNGELCGGVQVHGLIVKLGLCDNAFVGNGLIELYDEFDCFDESVNVFDALVYKDVAVINTMIRVYVKMGNVEEAFEKFRLLFSDTRGPMRATFVNLLCAISGYESLKEGLLVHGLIIKLGLEGQGVVENSLVRMYCSCGALDEAFDSLLYLGSKNVKSWTTLISQFTIHGCFQEAMHVFQWLHRDNVVALDEFMLVCILNASAASKCLCLGTQIHSIIITTGIGLHKGIGSALMDMYSNCFCLEDMYKVLQQVGRKCDLLTWTTVISGNVHIGLPIEALKYFSQMLNEGVRPDAVVCVSLLTGCIDLQTIEHGEMVHAYVTKSGNGTKSYVQTALISLYANFGCFNSAEKILARRIEYDVVSVTALISGYAKFGNGIQALFWFRNVLREGISPNNFTLASALMASTKSTAISTGRSLHNLIIKVGLEDDNFVASSLIDMYSKCGAIEDAVHYFSRTHHQDIVVWNSLLAGHAHHGNGEEVLKAFDKMQICGIKPDRITFLSVLSGCSHGALTDKVMEYFCMMRDAYGISPMVEHYACVIDSLGRAGLFKKAVKFIETLSFIPCMLILRSLLSSCILHGCIRLGLAVVAKMIVLGGDEVATYALLSKLCAADERWGDTLKAREIMKKNLGQPKKVGTSWIESTSVPS; encoded by the coding sequence ATGCTTCAAAGGATTAGATTTGGAAGTATCAAATTCTATCACACAAATATTGAATTCAGAAACAATAGTATAAGACAGTTTTATCATGAAACTATCCATGTTGAGAGAATATACACCTATCGTTTAAAAATATGTGCAGAATCAAAGGCAATTTCGGAGGGACAAGCCCTCCATTCCCACATTATCAAACTCTTAGCAGAGCCTCAGACCACTGTCCTGAACAGTTTGGCCAACATGTACTTCAAATGTGGGTGCACTTCACTTGCTGAGCAGGTTTTTGACGAAATGCCTGAGCGAGATACTGTGTCCTGGAACACCATGCTAAGTGGCTATCTTTCAACTGGGCATGCTTGGAATGCCTTTATATGGTTTAAAATAATGTTAGGTTGTGGTGTTGTGCCTGACCAATTTAGTCTAAACAGTGTGCTCAAAGCTTGTTTTATGAATGGTGAACTTTGTGGAGGAGTACAAGTTCATGGACTTATTGTCAAGCTTGGTCTATGCGACAATGCCTTTGTGGGCAATGGGCTTATTGAACTATATGATGAATTTGATTGCTTTGATGAGTCGGTGAATGTATTTGATGCATTGGTCTATAAGGATGTTGCTGTGATTAACACCATGATAAGGGTGTATGTGAAAATGGGGAATGTAGAGGAAGCTTTTGAAAAGTTCCGCTTGCTTTTCTCTGATACAAGGGGACCCATGCGAGCTACATTTGTTAACTTGTTGTGTGCAATAAGTGGATATGAGAGTTTGAAAGAAGGATTGCTTGTTCATGGTTTAATAATTAAGCTTGGGTTGGAAGGTCAGGGTGTTGTGGAGAACTCACTTGTTCGGATGTACTGTAGTTGTGGTGCCCTGGATGAAGCTTTTGACTCGCTTCTTTATCTTGGTAGCAAGAATGTCAAGTCATGGACCACTTTGATATCCCAGTTCACTATTCATGGATGCTTTCAAGAAGCCATGCATGTTTTTCAGTGGCTGCACCGTGATAATGTTGTAGCATTGGATGAATTCATGCTAGTATGCATTCTTAATGCATCAGCTGCATCTAAGTGCTTATGTTTGGGTACTCAGATACATTCCATCATCATAACAACTGGAATTGGGCTACATAAAGGTATTGGGTCTGCTTTAATGGACATGTATTCAAACTGTTTCTGTTTAGAAGATATGTACAAGGTGCTTCAACAAGTCGGTCGTAAATGTGATTTATTAACTTGGACAACAGTTATCTCTGGTAATGTTCACATTGGGTTACCCATCGAAGCTTTAAAGTACTTTTCCCAAATGCTAAATGAAGGCGTGAGACCAGATGCAGTTGTATGTGTCAGTCTTCTTACAGGATGTATTGATCTACAGACTATTGAACATGGTGAAATGGTACACGCTTATGTCACCAAGTCTGGAAATGGAACCAAAAGTTATGTTCAGACTGCTTTGATTTCGCTCTACGCCAACTTTGGATGCTTCAACAGTGCTGAAAAGATTCTTGCTAGGAGGATAGAGTATGATGTTGTTTCAGTGACAGCACTGATATCAGGTTATGCAAAATTTGGAAATGGTATACAAGCTTTATTTTGGTTTAGAAACGTGCTGAGGGAAGGTATTTCACCTAACAACTTCACTCTTGCAAGTGCTCTTATGGCTTCTACCAAATCAACAGCTATCTCAACTGGAAGGTCACTACACAACCTAATTATAAAAGTAGGACTGGAAGATGATAACTTTGTTGCTAGCAGTCTGATTGACATGTACTCCAAGTGTGGGGCCATAGAAGATGCTGTTCATTATTTCAGCAGGACACACCATCAAGATATTGTCGTATGGAATAGCCTGCTTGCAGGCCATGCTCATCATGGGAATGGAGAAGAAGTTTTGAAGGCGTTTGATAAGATGCAAATTTGTGGAATAAAGCCTGACAGGATCACATTTCTTTCAGTCCTTTCCGGCTGCAGCCATGGAGCGCTTACGGACAAGGTGATGGAATATTTCTGTATGATGCGTGATGCTTATGGAATCAGTCCTATGGTGGAGCATTATGCTTGTGTTATAGATTCTCTTGGGCGTGCTGGATTATTTAAGAAGGCAGTCAAATTTATAGAGACATTGAGTTTTATTCCCTGCATGCTAATTTTAAGGTCATTACTCAGTTCTTGTATTCTTCATGGATGCATTCGTCTTGGCTTAGCTGTTGTAGCAAAGATGATAGTGCTAGGTGGAGATGAAGTTGCAACTTATGCATTGCTTTCGAAATTATGTGCTGCTGATGAGAGATGGGGTGATACACTAAAAGCAAGGGAGATAATGAAGAAGAATTTAGGGCAACCGAAGAAGGTTGGCACCAGCTGGATTGAGAGCACAAGCGTTCCATCTTAA